One Paraburkholderia aromaticivorans genomic region harbors:
- a CDS encoding acetyl-CoA C-acetyltransferase yields the protein MTDVVIVSAARTAVGKFGGSLAKIAAPELGATVIRAVLERAGLKPEQVSEVILGQVLTAGSGQNPARQSVIKAGLPTAVPGMTINVVCGSGLKAVMLAANAIIAGDADIVVAGGQENMSAAPHVLPGSRDGFRMGDAKLIDSMIVDGLWDVYNQYHMGVTAENVAKEYGITREQQDAFAALSQNKAEAAQKAGRFDDEIVPVEIPQRKGEPLRFATDEFVRHGVTAEALAGLKPAFSKEGSVTAANASGLNDGAAAVLVMSAKKAEALGLKPLARIKAYATSGLDPKVMGMGPVPASRRCLERAGWTPADLDLMEINEAFAAQACAVNQQMGWDTSKINVNGGAIAIGHPIGASGCRILVTLLYEMQKRDAKKGLASLCIGGGMGVALALERA from the coding sequence ATGACTGATGTTGTGATCGTATCGGCCGCCCGTACGGCAGTGGGCAAATTCGGTGGGTCGCTGGCGAAGATCGCCGCGCCCGAACTCGGCGCCACGGTGATTCGCGCCGTCCTCGAGCGGGCCGGTCTGAAACCGGAGCAGGTCAGCGAAGTGATCCTTGGTCAGGTGCTGACGGCAGGGTCGGGCCAGAATCCGGCGCGCCAGTCGGTGATCAAGGCCGGCTTGCCTACGGCTGTGCCCGGCATGACGATCAACGTAGTGTGCGGCTCGGGTCTGAAGGCCGTGATGCTCGCAGCGAACGCCATCATCGCGGGTGACGCGGATATCGTGGTGGCCGGCGGTCAGGAGAACATGAGCGCGGCGCCGCACGTGCTGCCGGGCTCGCGCGACGGTTTCCGCATGGGCGACGCGAAGCTGATCGACTCGATGATCGTCGACGGCCTATGGGACGTCTACAACCAGTACCACATGGGCGTGACGGCGGAAAACGTCGCCAAGGAATACGGCATCACGCGCGAGCAGCAGGACGCGTTCGCGGCGCTGTCGCAGAACAAGGCGGAAGCCGCGCAAAAAGCCGGCCGTTTCGACGACGAAATCGTGCCGGTCGAAATTCCGCAACGCAAGGGCGAGCCGCTGCGTTTCGCCACGGACGAGTTCGTGCGCCATGGCGTGACGGCTGAAGCGCTAGCGGGCCTGAAGCCGGCGTTCTCGAAGGAAGGCTCGGTGACGGCGGCCAATGCGTCCGGTCTGAACGACGGTGCGGCGGCGGTGCTGGTGATGTCGGCGAAGAAGGCCGAAGCGCTCGGCCTCAAGCCGCTCGCGCGCATCAAGGCTTACGCCACCTCAGGTCTGGATCCGAAGGTGATGGGCATGGGCCCGGTGCCGGCCTCGCGCCGCTGTCTCGAACGCGCGGGCTGGACGCCGGCCGATCTGGACCTGATGGAAATCAACGAAGCGTTTGCCGCGCAGGCGTGCGCCGTGAATCAGCAAATGGGCTGGGACACGTCGAAGATCAACGTGAACGGCGGCGCGATCGCGATCGGCCATCCGATCGGCGCGTCCGGTTGCCGGATTCTCGTCACGCTGCTGTACGAAATGCAGAAGCGCGATGCGAAGAAGGGTCTGGCGTCGCTGTGTATCGGCGGCGGCATGGGTGTGGCGCTGGCGCTCGAGCGCGCCTGA
- a CDS encoding 3-ketoacyl-ACP reductase, which translates to MTQRIAYVTGGMGGIGTSICQRLQKDGYRVVAGCGPNSPRRVKWLEEQKALGFDFVASEGNVGDWESTKTAFDKVKAEVGEIDILVNNAGITRDVVFRKMTHEDWTAVIETNLTSLFNVTKQVIDGMVERGFGRIINISSVNGQKGQFGQTNYSTAKAGIHGFTMSLAQEVATKGVTVNTVSPGYIGTDMVKSIRPDVLEKIVATIPVRRLGQPQEIGSIVAWLASDESGFSTGADFSLNGGLHMG; encoded by the coding sequence ATGACACAGCGAATTGCGTACGTAACGGGCGGGATGGGTGGCATCGGCACGAGCATTTGCCAGCGGCTGCAGAAAGATGGCTACAGGGTCGTGGCGGGCTGCGGCCCGAACTCGCCGCGCCGCGTGAAGTGGCTCGAGGAGCAGAAGGCCCTGGGCTTCGATTTCGTCGCGTCCGAAGGCAACGTCGGTGATTGGGAGTCGACCAAGACCGCGTTCGACAAGGTTAAGGCCGAAGTCGGCGAGATCGACATTCTGGTGAACAACGCCGGCATTACGCGCGACGTCGTGTTCCGCAAGATGACGCATGAGGACTGGACGGCGGTGATCGAAACCAACCTGACCAGCCTCTTCAACGTCACCAAACAGGTGATCGACGGCATGGTCGAGCGTGGCTTTGGCCGCATCATCAACATTTCGTCGGTGAACGGCCAGAAGGGCCAGTTCGGCCAGACCAACTACTCGACCGCGAAGGCCGGCATTCACGGCTTCACGATGTCGCTGGCGCAGGAAGTGGCCACCAAGGGCGTGACGGTCAACACCGTGTCGCCGGGCTACATCGGCACTGATATGGTCAAGTCGATCCGCCCTGACGTGCTGGAAAAGATCGTCGCGACGATTCCGGTGCGCCGTCTCGGCCAGCCGCAGGAAATCGGCTCGATCGTGGCATGGCTGGCATCGGATGAATCGGGTTTCTCCACGGGCGCTGATTTTTCGCTGAACGGCGGTTTGCATATGGGCTGA
- the phaR gene encoding polyhydroxyalkanoate synthesis repressor PhaR produces the protein MTTTTKKTAERLIKKYPNRRLYDTETSTYITLTDVKQLVLDQEDFKVIDAKSNEDLTRAILLQIILDEESGGLPMFSSSMLSQIIRFYGHAMQGMMGTYLEKNIQAFIDIQAKLADQSKNLYEGKAMNPEVWSQFMNMQAPMMQGMMTSYIEQSKNMFVQMQEQMQNQAKSMFATFPFTPGGAVNAGNPGTAPANPQGNPEVNPEPEKK, from the coding sequence ATGACCACTACTACAAAGAAAACAGCCGAACGACTGATCAAGAAATATCCGAATCGTCGGCTCTACGATACCGAGACAAGCACGTACATCACGCTGACGGACGTCAAACAGCTCGTGTTGGATCAGGAGGATTTCAAGGTCATCGATGCCAAGAGCAACGAGGATCTGACGCGCGCCATCCTGTTGCAGATCATTCTCGACGAGGAGAGCGGCGGCTTGCCGATGTTCTCGTCGTCGATGTTGTCGCAGATCATCCGGTTCTACGGTCATGCGATGCAAGGCATGATGGGCACGTACCTGGAAAAAAATATTCAGGCCTTCATCGACATTCAGGCAAAGCTCGCCGACCAGTCGAAGAATCTGTACGAAGGCAAGGCAATGAACCCCGAAGTCTGGTCGCAGTTCATGAACATGCAGGCGCCGATGATGCAGGGCATGATGACCAGCTATATCGAGCAGTCGAAGAACATGTTCGTGCAGATGCAGGAGCAGATGCAGAACCAGGCGAAGTCGATGTTCGCCACGTTCCCGTTTACGCCGGGTGGCGCGGTCAATGCTGGCAATCCTGGGACTGCGCCGGCCAATCCGCAAGGCAACCCGGAAGTTAATCCGGAGCCGGAGAAGAAGTAG
- a CDS encoding tRNA dihydrouridine synthase → MSRLYLAPMEGLADYVLRDVLTGIGGFDGCVSEFVRVTGSLLPSRVYEREAPEVFEGGHTPNGTPMVIQLLGSDPEWMALNAAHAATLSPHGVDLNFGCPAKVVNQHGGGAMLLADPKQLNRIVSAVRAAVPAGIAVTAKMRLGVSDTSLAIDCATALAEGGAASLVVHARTRDHGYRPPAHWEWIARIDAAVDVPVIANGEVWTVADWERCRAVSGCADVMIGRGAVSDPFLALRIRGLMDRFPSDGDWQDVLGHIAGYLRKLQARVASRHEHGRVKKWLSYLQRTWPQAAELHAAIRRVQDSHEILEVIERALGVGQLMATHQSRRLGQRDPADLAVV, encoded by the coding sequence ATGAGCCGCCTCTATCTCGCCCCAATGGAAGGTCTCGCGGACTACGTCTTGCGCGACGTGCTGACCGGCATCGGCGGATTTGACGGATGCGTGTCCGAGTTCGTCCGCGTGACGGGCTCGCTGCTTCCCAGCCGCGTCTATGAGCGGGAAGCCCCCGAGGTGTTCGAAGGAGGCCACACGCCCAACGGCACGCCGATGGTCATCCAACTGCTCGGCAGCGATCCCGAATGGATGGCTCTGAACGCAGCTCACGCGGCCACCTTATCGCCGCATGGAGTCGATCTGAACTTCGGATGTCCCGCCAAGGTCGTGAATCAGCACGGCGGCGGAGCCATGCTGCTGGCCGACCCTAAACAGTTAAACCGGATCGTGTCGGCCGTACGCGCCGCGGTGCCGGCCGGCATCGCCGTGACGGCAAAAATGCGCCTCGGCGTGTCCGACACCTCGCTGGCGATCGATTGCGCCACGGCGCTAGCGGAAGGCGGCGCGGCCTCGCTCGTCGTGCATGCCAGAACGCGAGATCACGGCTACCGGCCGCCCGCCCACTGGGAGTGGATCGCGCGTATCGACGCCGCCGTGGATGTGCCGGTCATCGCGAACGGAGAAGTCTGGACGGTGGCCGACTGGGAGCGCTGCCGCGCGGTCAGCGGTTGTGCCGATGTGATGATCGGGCGCGGCGCCGTCTCGGACCCTTTCCTGGCGCTGAGGATCCGCGGACTGATGGACCGCTTCCCATCCGACGGGGACTGGCAGGACGTGCTGGGTCACATCGCCGGTTATCTGCGGAAATTGCAGGCCCGTGTCGCCTCCCGGCACGAGCACGGGCGCGTCAAAAAGTGGCTCAGCTATCTGCAGCGGACCTGGCCGCAGGCAGCCGAGTTGCATGCGGCGATCCGCCGGGTGCAGGATTCGCACGAAATTCTGGAAGTGATCGAGCGTGCCTTGGGCGTCGGCCAATTAATGGCGACACATCAATCCAGACGCCTCGGCCAGCGCGATCCAGCGGACCTCGCGGTCGTTTGA
- the rimO gene encoding 30S ribosomal protein S12 methylthiotransferase RimO, giving the protein MSATPTIAPTAAPKVGFVSLGCPKALVDSEQIITQLRAEGYEISGTYDGADLVVVNTCGFIDEAVQESLDAIGEALNENGKVIVTGCLGAKKSASGSGLIEEVHPKVLAVTGPHALGEVMQHVHAHLPKPHDPFIDLVPAAGVKLTPRHYAYLKISEGCNHRCTFCIIPSMRGDLVSRPVADVMLEAENLFKSGVKELLVISQDTSAYGVDVKYRTGFWNGKPIKTRMTDLVGALGELAAQYGAWVRLHYVYPYPSVDDVIPMMAEGPYKGHVLPYLDVPFQHAHPEVLKRMKRPANAEKVMERVKKWREMCPDLTIRSTFIAGFPGETEEQFQTLLDFIREAELDRVGCFAYSPVEGATANELDGALPDEVREERRARFMEVAEEVSAKRIAKKVGKTLKVLVDEINADGGIGRTAADAPEIDGVVYIAPAVKASKRYKVGDFVSVKITGADGHDLWGEV; this is encoded by the coding sequence ATGTCTGCCACACCCACGATTGCCCCGACTGCCGCGCCAAAGGTAGGATTCGTAAGCCTCGGCTGCCCTAAAGCTCTGGTCGATTCCGAGCAGATCATCACCCAACTGCGCGCCGAAGGTTACGAGATTTCCGGCACGTACGACGGCGCGGACCTCGTGGTCGTCAATACCTGCGGCTTCATCGACGAAGCAGTGCAGGAAAGTCTCGACGCGATCGGCGAAGCGCTCAACGAAAATGGCAAGGTGATCGTGACCGGCTGTCTCGGCGCCAAGAAGAGCGCGAGCGGCTCGGGGCTGATCGAAGAAGTGCATCCGAAGGTGCTGGCCGTGACCGGCCCGCACGCGCTCGGCGAAGTGATGCAGCACGTGCACGCCCATCTGCCGAAGCCGCACGATCCGTTCATCGACCTGGTGCCGGCCGCCGGCGTGAAGCTCACGCCGCGCCATTACGCGTACCTGAAGATTTCCGAAGGCTGTAATCACCGCTGCACGTTTTGCATCATCCCGTCCATGCGCGGCGACCTCGTGTCGCGCCCCGTCGCCGACGTGATGCTCGAAGCGGAAAATCTTTTCAAGTCGGGCGTGAAGGAACTGCTGGTGATTTCGCAGGACACGAGCGCCTATGGCGTCGACGTCAAATACCGCACGGGTTTCTGGAACGGCAAGCCGATCAAGACGCGCATGACCGATCTGGTCGGCGCGCTCGGCGAACTCGCCGCGCAATACGGCGCGTGGGTGCGTCTGCACTACGTGTATCCGTATCCGAGCGTCGACGACGTGATTCCGATGATGGCCGAGGGTCCATACAAAGGCCACGTGCTGCCGTATCTCGACGTGCCGTTCCAGCACGCGCATCCGGAAGTGTTGAAGCGCATGAAGCGCCCGGCCAATGCCGAGAAGGTGATGGAACGCGTGAAGAAATGGCGCGAGATGTGCCCGGATCTGACCATCCGCAGCACGTTCATCGCCGGCTTCCCCGGCGAGACTGAAGAGCAGTTCCAGACGCTGCTCGATTTCATCCGCGAGGCGGAATTGGATCGGGTCGGCTGCTTCGCCTATTCGCCGGTCGAAGGCGCGACGGCAAACGAACTCGACGGCGCATTGCCCGACGAAGTGCGCGAAGAGCGTCGCGCGCGTTTCATGGAAGTCGCCGAAGAAGTGTCGGCGAAGCGTATCGCGAAGAAGGTCGGCAAGACGCTGAAGGTGCTGGTCGACGAGATCAATGCCGACGGCGGCATCGGCCGCACCGCGGCTGACGCGCCGGAGATCGACGGCGTCGTGTATATCGCGCCGGCCGTTAAGGCGTCCAAGCGCTACAAGGTCGGCGATTTCGTGTCGGTGAAGATCACCGGCGCCGACGGTCACGACCTGTGGGGCGAGGTTTAA
- a CDS encoding sugar kinase: MTASTTAAPQAGLPEILALGEAMIEFNQSAKDQPNYLQGFGGDTSNFCIAAARQGASTGFVSAVGADHFGRLLVDLWKCEQVDTSLVRVDPQASTGVYFVSHGPNGHAFDYLRAGSAASRYAPRDLPLEAIAAAKVVHLSGISLAISLSACDAALEAIAHARANGGRVSFDTNLRLKLWPLARARAVMLEAIRQTDICLPSWDDVTDLTGLTGRDEIVDFLLSHGPSVVALKLGKEGSYIATPNERRVVPGHVVNAVDATGAGDCFGGAFIARIVAGDDPFAAARYANVAAALSTQGYGAVAPIPSRATVEQLLAG, encoded by the coding sequence ATGACGGCGAGCACGACTGCAGCGCCGCAAGCCGGGCTCCCCGAGATCCTCGCGCTCGGCGAGGCGATGATCGAATTCAACCAGTCAGCCAAAGACCAGCCGAACTATCTGCAAGGCTTCGGCGGCGATACGTCGAACTTTTGTATCGCGGCCGCACGGCAAGGCGCGTCGACCGGTTTCGTATCGGCAGTCGGCGCGGATCATTTCGGGCGCCTGCTGGTCGATCTGTGGAAGTGCGAGCAGGTGGACACGTCGCTGGTGCGCGTCGATCCGCAGGCGTCCACGGGTGTGTACTTCGTGTCGCACGGTCCGAATGGCCACGCGTTCGACTATCTGCGCGCCGGTTCGGCCGCGAGCCGCTACGCGCCGCGCGATTTGCCGCTCGAAGCGATCGCCGCGGCCAAGGTCGTTCATCTGTCCGGCATCAGTCTCGCGATCAGCCTGAGCGCCTGCGACGCGGCGCTCGAAGCGATCGCGCATGCGCGCGCCAACGGCGGTCGCGTGAGCTTCGACACCAATCTTCGTTTGAAGCTGTGGCCGCTCGCGCGGGCGCGCGCAGTGATGCTCGAAGCCATCCGCCAGACGGATATCTGCCTGCCGAGCTGGGACGACGTCACCGACCTCACGGGCCTGACCGGTCGTGACGAGATCGTCGATTTCCTGCTGTCGCACGGTCCGAGCGTGGTCGCACTGAAGCTCGGCAAAGAGGGCTCGTATATCGCGACGCCAAACGAACGGCGCGTCGTGCCGGGCCACGTCGTCAATGCCGTCGATGCAACCGGTGCGGGCGACTGCTTCGGCGGCGCGTTCATCGCGCGCATCGTCGCGGGTGACGATCCATTTGCGGCGGCGCGTTATGCGAACGTCGCCGCTGCGCTGTCCACGCAAGGTTACGGCGCAGTAGCGCCGATTCCTTCGCGCGCGACGGTCGAACAACTTCTGGCGGGCTGA
- the bktB gene encoding beta-ketothiolase BktB: MERDVVVVSGVRTAIGGFGGSLKDFSPTDLGARVVREVLARANVSGDEVGHVVFGNVVHTEPKDMYLARVAAINGGVAQHAPALTVNRLCGSGLQAIISAAQSVLLGDADIAIGGGAENMSRAPYTMPAARFGQRMGDARLVDMMVGALNDPFQSIHMGVTAENVARKYDISREVQDALALESHRRAANAITSGYFKEQILPITIPSKKGDVVFDTDEHARMNASAEDFSKLKPVFAKENGTVTAGNASGINDAAAAVVLMERSVAEQRGIKPLARLVSYAHAGVDPAYMGIGPVPATRKALERAGLTVADLDVIEANEAFAAQACAVSKELGFDPAKVNPNGSGISLGHPIGATGALITVKALYELQRIGGRYALVTMCIGGGQGIAAIFERI, encoded by the coding sequence ATGGAACGGGACGTAGTGGTGGTAAGCGGTGTGCGTACGGCAATCGGCGGTTTCGGTGGCAGTCTGAAAGATTTTTCGCCAACCGATCTCGGCGCACGCGTGGTGCGTGAAGTGCTGGCACGTGCCAACGTGTCGGGCGATGAAGTCGGCCACGTGGTGTTCGGCAACGTCGTGCATACCGAACCGAAAGACATGTACCTGGCGCGCGTGGCCGCGATCAACGGTGGCGTCGCGCAACATGCGCCGGCGTTGACCGTGAACCGGCTGTGCGGCTCCGGCCTGCAGGCCATCATTTCAGCCGCGCAAAGCGTGCTGCTCGGCGACGCCGACATCGCGATCGGCGGCGGCGCGGAAAACATGAGCCGCGCCCCTTACACCATGCCCGCCGCGCGCTTCGGTCAGCGCATGGGCGACGCGCGCCTCGTCGACATGATGGTCGGCGCGCTGAACGACCCATTCCAGTCGATCCATATGGGCGTGACCGCCGAGAACGTCGCGCGCAAATACGACATTTCGCGTGAAGTGCAGGACGCGCTCGCCCTCGAATCGCATCGCCGCGCGGCCAATGCGATCACGAGCGGGTACTTCAAGGAACAGATCCTGCCGATCACGATCCCGTCGAAGAAAGGCGACGTCGTGTTCGACACGGACGAACACGCGCGCATGAACGCATCGGCGGAAGACTTCTCCAAGCTGAAGCCGGTGTTCGCGAAAGAAAACGGTACGGTGACGGCGGGCAATGCGTCGGGCATCAACGACGCCGCCGCGGCCGTCGTGCTGATGGAGCGCAGCGTCGCCGAACAGCGCGGCATCAAGCCGCTGGCGCGGCTGGTGTCATACGCGCATGCCGGCGTCGATCCGGCGTACATGGGCATCGGCCCGGTGCCGGCTACGCGCAAGGCGCTCGAACGCGCCGGGCTGACGGTCGCCGACCTCGACGTGATCGAGGCCAACGAAGCGTTCGCCGCTCAGGCCTGCGCAGTCAGCAAGGAACTGGGCTTCGATCCGGCCAAGGTCAATCCGAACGGCTCGGGCATTTCGCTCGGTCACCCGATCGGCGCGACCGGCGCGCTCATCACCGTCAAGGCGCTGTACGAACTGCAGCGGATCGGCGGGCGTTATGCGCTGGTCACGATGTGTATCGGCGGCGGACAAGGCATCGCGGCGATCTTCGAACGGATCTGA
- a CDS encoding cystathionine beta-lyase, whose protein sequence is MTQSKLQRGLQTRIVRADDQLTPGFESFSMPVTRASTVVFPDLATMRALDWKNDAQWRYGLHATPTSLALAQRLATIEGGNHALLQPSGLSSISNVYFGLVKAGDDVLIPDNVYSPNRDHGDWLARDFGITVRYYDPMIGAGIADLIQPNTRLIWLEAPGSVTMEVADVPAITAVARARNVVTAIDNTWSAGLGFRPFDHGVDISVQALTKYQSGGGDVLMGATITVDRELHLKLKAARMRMGIGVSSDDCSLILRSLPTMQLRFEQHDRAALGLAKWLKTRPEIAAVLHPALSDCPGHEFYERDFTGAGGLFSVVFDGRYSAAQIDTFCESLELFSLGWSWGGAHSLVMPYNVASMRTAGQWPHGGTLVRFYIGLEAEADLRADMEQSLAALG, encoded by the coding sequence ATGACCCAATCCAAACTCCAACGCGGTCTGCAAACCCGTATCGTGCGTGCCGACGACCAGCTCACGCCGGGCTTCGAATCGTTCTCGATGCCGGTCACGCGGGCGTCGACGGTCGTGTTCCCCGATCTCGCCACCATGCGCGCGCTCGACTGGAAAAACGACGCGCAATGGCGCTACGGCCTGCATGCCACGCCGACTTCGCTCGCGCTGGCGCAGCGGCTTGCCACCATTGAGGGCGGCAATCACGCGTTGCTGCAGCCGTCGGGGCTGTCGTCGATTTCGAACGTGTATTTCGGCCTCGTCAAAGCCGGCGACGACGTGCTGATTCCCGATAACGTCTACTCGCCGAACCGCGATCACGGCGACTGGCTGGCGCGCGATTTCGGCATCACCGTGCGCTACTACGATCCGATGATCGGCGCAGGCATCGCCGATCTGATCCAGCCGAATACGCGCCTGATCTGGCTCGAGGCGCCCGGCTCGGTGACGATGGAAGTGGCCGACGTGCCCGCCATCACCGCAGTGGCGCGCGCGCGCAACGTCGTCACGGCGATCGACAATACGTGGTCGGCGGGGCTCGGTTTCCGGCCGTTCGATCACGGCGTCGATATCTCGGTGCAGGCGCTCACCAAGTATCAATCGGGCGGCGGCGACGTGCTGATGGGCGCGACGATTACCGTCGATCGCGAACTGCATCTGAAGCTGAAGGCGGCGCGCATGCGCATGGGCATCGGCGTCTCGTCGGACGACTGCTCGCTGATTCTGCGCAGCCTGCCGACCATGCAACTGCGTTTCGAGCAGCATGACCGCGCGGCGCTCGGCCTGGCCAAATGGCTGAAGACGCGGCCTGAAATTGCCGCGGTGTTGCACCCGGCGCTCTCCGACTGTCCGGGGCACGAGTTTTACGAGCGCGACTTCACGGGGGCGGGCGGGCTCTTTTCCGTCGTGTTCGACGGTCGCTACAGCGCGGCGCAAATCGACACGTTCTGCGAGTCGCTCGAACTGTTCTCGCTCGGCTGGAGCTGGGGCGGTGCGCACAGTCTCGTGATGCCGTACAACGTCGCGTCGATGCGCACGGCAGGGCAGTGGCCGCACGGCGGGACGTTGGTGCGGTTCTATATCGGCCTCGAAGCCGAGGCGGACTTGCGCGCGGATATGGAGCAGTCTCTGGCGGCGCTGGGTTAA
- the serB gene encoding phosphoserine phosphatase SerB has protein sequence MNLVIQSPAPLSADHHKALVALARGSHASVVDANAIRIADANVAQRADLDVYCGTHQLDYAFVEAGRQLRDFGLVAMDMDSTLITIECIDEIADFCGLKAEVAAITEASMRGEIKDFNESLTRRVALLEGLDASALERVYEERLQLSPGAERMLAGAKAAGLKTLLVSGGFNFFTEKLKARLGLDFTRANTLEIVDGKLTGKVIGEIVNADVKARTLRETCAHLGIEPSRAIAMGDGSNDLKMMAEAGLSVAFRAKPVVREAASVAFNHVGLDGLLRLF, from the coding sequence ATGAACCTCGTCATTCAAAGCCCCGCGCCCCTTTCCGCCGACCATCACAAAGCGCTCGTCGCGCTCGCGCGCGGTTCGCACGCCAGCGTCGTCGACGCGAACGCGATTCGCATTGCCGACGCGAACGTCGCCCAGCGCGCCGACCTCGACGTCTATTGCGGCACCCATCAACTGGACTACGCGTTTGTCGAAGCCGGCCGCCAGTTGCGCGACTTCGGGCTGGTCGCGATGGACATGGACTCGACGCTGATCACGATCGAGTGCATCGATGAGATTGCGGACTTCTGCGGGCTGAAAGCGGAAGTGGCCGCGATCACCGAGGCCTCGATGCGCGGCGAGATCAAGGACTTCAACGAAAGCCTGACGCGCCGCGTGGCGCTGCTCGAAGGCCTCGACGCAAGCGCGCTGGAACGTGTGTACGAAGAGCGGCTGCAACTCTCGCCGGGCGCCGAGCGGATGCTGGCTGGCGCGAAGGCGGCTGGGTTGAAAACGCTGCTCGTGTCGGGCGGATTCAACTTCTTCACCGAGAAACTGAAGGCACGACTTGGTCTCGATTTCACTCGCGCTAACACGCTTGAAATCGTGGACGGAAAGCTGACCGGCAAGGTCATCGGCGAGATCGTCAATGCCGATGTCAAAGCACGCACGCTACGCGAAACATGCGCGCATTTGGGCATTGAACCGAGCCGCGCAATTGCGATGGGCGATGGCTCCAACGATCTGAAGATGATGGCCGAAGCCGGGCTCTCCGTTGCGTTCCGTGCAAAGCCGGTGGTGCGCGAAGCGGCCAGCGTGGCGTTCAACCATGTCGGGCTGGATGGGTTGCTGCGGCTGTTCTGA
- a CDS encoding cytochrome P450 yields MPPATASDASTLARDFDLRHLNPAFHADPYPVYHALRAHEPVKRMPDGSLFLTRFRDVQAVYRDAKTFSSDKTVEFKPKYGDSPLYAHHTTSLVFNDPPRHTRVRKLIAGALTARAIAAMEPGLVRLVDGLLDAAAERGRIDLIGEFASAIPVEIIGNLLDVPHAEREPLRDWSLAILGALEPSLTEAQFERGNRAVNEFVGYLRDLVARRRREPGDPQHDVLTRLIQGEEGGEQLSEAELLQNCIFILNAGHETTTNLIGNGLVTLTQWPEQRAALLHEPSLIESAVEECLRFESSNQLGNRMATVDTEIGGVAVARGTPVTLCIGAANRDPEQFADPDRFDIRRDPNRHLAFGFGIHQCAGLSLARLEARIAIGRFVQRFPAYRLDGEPTRGGRVRFRGFAEVPLELEPAASRKA; encoded by the coding sequence ATGCCCCCGGCGACCGCCAGCGACGCATCCACTCTTGCGCGCGACTTTGATCTGCGCCACCTCAATCCCGCTTTCCATGCCGATCCCTATCCGGTCTATCACGCACTGCGCGCTCACGAGCCGGTCAAGCGCATGCCGGACGGCTCGCTGTTTCTGACACGGTTTCGCGACGTGCAGGCGGTGTATCGCGACGCGAAAACCTTCAGCTCCGACAAGACGGTCGAATTCAAGCCGAAGTACGGCGACTCGCCGCTTTACGCGCATCACACCACGAGTCTGGTCTTCAACGACCCGCCGCGCCACACGCGCGTGCGCAAGCTGATCGCCGGGGCGCTGACGGCGCGCGCCATCGCAGCGATGGAGCCGGGGCTGGTACGCCTCGTCGACGGCTTGCTCGATGCCGCCGCTGAACGCGGTCGGATCGATCTGATCGGCGAATTCGCGTCGGCGATTCCGGTCGAGATCATCGGCAATTTGCTGGATGTGCCGCACGCGGAGCGCGAGCCGTTGCGTGACTGGTCGCTCGCGATTCTCGGCGCGCTTGAGCCGTCGCTGACCGAGGCGCAGTTCGAACGGGGCAATCGCGCGGTGAACGAATTCGTCGGCTATCTGCGCGATCTGGTCGCGCGACGCCGGCGCGAGCCGGGCGACCCGCAGCATGACGTGCTGACGCGTCTGATTCAGGGCGAGGAGGGCGGCGAGCAGTTGTCGGAAGCAGAGTTGCTGCAAAACTGCATTTTCATTCTGAACGCCGGCCATGAGACAACCACCAATCTGATCGGCAACGGCCTCGTCACGCTGACGCAATGGCCCGAGCAACGCGCGGCGCTGCTGCACGAGCCGTCGCTGATCGAATCGGCGGTGGAAGAATGTCTGCGTTTCGAGAGTTCGAATCAGCTCGGCAACCGCATGGCGACTGTCGACACGGAGATCGGCGGCGTCGCGGTTGCGCGCGGCACGCCGGTCACGCTGTGCATCGGCGCGGCCAATCGCGACCCGGAACAGTTCGCGGATCCGGACCGCTTCGACATTCGCCGCGATCCGAACCGGCATCTTGCGTTCGGCTTCGGCATCCATCAGTGCGCCGGCTTGTCGCTCGCGCGGCTTGAAGCGCGCATCGCGATCGGCCGCTTCGTGCAGCGCTTTCCGGCCTATCGCCTCGACGGCGAGCCGACGCGCGGCGGACGCGTCCGCTTTCGCGGCTTCGCCGAAGTGCCGCTAGAACTCGAACCGGCCGCCAGCCGCAAGGCGTAG